The genomic window GACTGACTGCCACTCTCGGGCTGCGCTTTCGCCGGACACACAGCATCCTATTTCCTCAAACAAACCGAGGTGGACAAAGCAGGACGCAGGCAGCCACCACACCCGAGCAGTGGCTTTTCTCCTCCTGAGACCTGACCGCACAACGCAGAGTTGAGGCGTACACGCCAGGCGGGTTTCATGGACACAAGAGACCGCAAGGTATTCGTGATGCCCGCATCACGCCATCTCACTTGCCGCACACACCTATTTTAGTACTTGTTTCCACTGACCTCATGACGCACGacaggattttcacttttatggaAAAGGGGGAAAGCAAGAGTAGTGCTCGGCGTGTGTTCTGTTCTGCAGCGCGCCCTGCAGAGGGGCCCATTTGGCCCCCGGCCCGAAGCGGCGCAGACGCCCAAGATACGCTGATCCCCGGGAGGTGCACAGACCCCCTGGAGCCACGCTGACCCAGGAGCCGTGCCGGGCACCCCGGCTTCGAGCTGCCACCAGAGCTGCCGGGCTTCGGCTGCATTTATCTCGCGCACCTGTTCACAGCAGGGACCACAGTACCAGGGCAGTCTAAGGCAGGCCACTTTCCGGGTCTGGGCACACGGACAGACATCTCCACACGAATTAATGACCACGGCTGCTTCCCCGTCTGCCGCTCTGGCTTGTGGGAGGGCTCACAGATGGCTCTGCCTTCAGACAGCGGGGTTCTAGAATGCTGTTCCCATTCAGGTCTGAGGAACCGCAATACCCTCCACGTGAACGCTACCGTGCAGACAGGCCggcgggggcaggagggagctCATTTGTAGCAGAGAAGCCAGGCCACCCCGCGCACAGGGCCCCTGCCCAGTGAGAATGAGTGGGACACGGGCAGGGCGGAGGCCAGTGCTGCGGGTCTCCCTGGTGAGGCCTGTGCACTCCGACCGGGGGCTCCGGACGTTCCACTGGCTGGGCAGGAGAGCATCGCGGGAGAGAAGGCCCCGGCTGAGACCAACCTTACTTCTGCCCAGGTTCTTGAAGGCCCGGTAGATGTTGAGCAGCGTGATATGGTCCCCCTCGCTGGACACAAACTTCCTACGGACAGCCTGCACCTCGTCCCGCCGGGAAGGAGGGTCGTACAGAACACTGTCCACCGACAGGAGGGAGACGATGGTCAGGATCTCCTCCGTGCAGTGGAACttgggggacaggaggagggtCTGCAAATAGGAGTTGCAACGGTGAGCCCTGAGACctccccccactgagcacagtCTGTCCACGCTGCCCGTGCAGCCGCCCCACTGCGGCCTCAGAGGCCAGGTGCCTCTCCAGCCACCACCGCCTGCTCTCTGGAACCCGACAGCCCGCCCACAGGCTCCCACAGTCCTCGGGGAGGGCTCCCGACTTCACGTGGCTCTGACTCCCACACCCGACACCAGCAGCATCAGACGCAAATCAGAGCCACAGCTGCTCCGAGGCAACAGCGAAGGGGGAAGCCAGGGCACCGGGGGTGCAGGTGACCGTCATACAAGCCGTGTCGGAGAAGGGGCAGCGAGTGGAGGTGACTTACTTTGGCGAATTTGGGGTCTAAAGGGAAAGCGGCCATCTTTCTCCCCACCGGAGTCAGGGTGAGCTGGCCGTCCTTCTGTTCGAGAGCACCTAATAGGTCCAGCTGAGCAACTGCGGCCTGAACGTGATCTGCAGGAAAACCAGGAGAGGGGGATGCAGCTGCAGCCACTCTCTGCTTCGGCAGCCAAAGGCCCCCACATCCAACCCTGGTCCTCGGGGCGCAGTGGCCGGGGACACTCCTGTCTTTAGCTCTGTCCACAGCAACGTCCTGTGACCCCGCTGCATCATACACATGAAACCCGCACACGCCCACACTCGTGGCGCCATCCTGACCCGCGTTGCCAGAAACAGAGACGCACGGCAGTGGAACAGAGGCTGTGCAAGGCCCAGCTGAGAAACACTTCTACTGTCCCCTTCACATGCCCTGAATTTCTAACCCCGGCCACACGTCACCTGCTGAAGGATAAACCAGCGTTTTCGTGATGTAATACAGAGAAAATGACCCCCAAGGCCCGACGGGAAGTGACGGCTCTGGCCCAGGAGGCGCTATGGGCACAGAACCCCCCTGGAGGTCCTCTGGCCCCCCGGACAGCCAAGCTTATGCACCAAATGAAACGAGAGAGGAAGCGGCCCCCAGACGCAATTTGGAGAGCCAAGCCATTCGCGGGTCCTGTTCCCCCGCAGCCCTGGCCCTGCACAAAAACCCCGCCTACCCGGAGAGGGCTTGGACATGAAGTCGAAGGTGAGCACGTCGGGGACCTTCATGGCAAGGAGCTGCAGCAGCACGCTGGCCAGGTTACACCTGCAAGGAGCAGACGCACAGCTGCCGCACCGGCTCCGGGTCCCCGGCTGGGTCCGCGGGACGGCAggggtggcgggggtgtgggggtgccCACCTCTGGATCTCCGGCACGGTCATCTTCTCAAACTTCTCAAACTCGTCCTCTGTGTAGAGCCGGTAGCAGACACCACTGCCCTCCCTGCCGGCCCGGCCTGTACGCTGCCACGCCTGGGCCTTGGACACGCGCTGCACAGTGAGCACCTCCAGGCCACTGTCTGCGGGGAGAACGGCCCGCGTGAGGCCTCGCCCCGCAAAGGATCACACGGGTTCACCAGCATGGGCACAAAGCAGTGCTCCTCAGAGCCCCAGTGATCCTTCCCACAGCACACGAGTCCGGGAACCCCGAGGCCATGTGGGAAAGCACAGAACAGCGCACTCCACACTGAAACTGCAGCGTATCAATCTTCGGAACGTCTTTTAAGCCCACGTGCCCGGGGCCATAGGTCCCCGCCAAAACCACAGGGCCAGAGCTGCGCCGGTCTGCTGGTGACCGAGAGTGTTCCAGGCTGCCAGGCTTTTCAGTGCCCAAACTCTGTCTCCAAGAAGCTAGGGTAGCTGGCCAGCGGTCACTGCCTCGGAAAGGAGATGTCAGGGGCCGGCCTGCACAGCCCTCCCGGCTCCGCTGTCAGAGGATCTTGAGGTGGTGTGATGGGAGTCACACCCAGGAGTCGCATGGGTCCTGGATAAAGgtgtgctctgtgccaggcccgaGGGAACAAGTCCTTCCACACGCTACCTCCGAGTCCGCACCCTTGGTGGTGTGCTGTCCTCAGACATCCCCACTGCCTCTGATCCTCCGTAGCACCAAGCCGGGCAGAAAGCAGATGGGAGGACCAGCGTATCCAGAAAGCTCCCAGCGCACACTCTCAGGGACAGTGGGCACTCACCCCGGCCTAGGGGATCTCCTTCCTAGGATGCCTGAAGCTCGAACATTCATTTCAACAAAGCCCCCTGTGTCGGGGGTCCCTGGCCGCACAGCCCCCTCACCCAGCTGCTCAGGAGTCTCAGGCCAGGCCCAGCCGGTCCTCAAGCTGGCAAAGCCTGGGCCCCCGTCCTGCCCTGCCTGGCCCCGGGCTCCCGCTGCCAGCCCCCTTCCTGGACCTGACTGCCTTCAGACCGTGTCACCTGCGTGGCCGGTGCCACCCTGGTCACGGCAAGTCTGAGCAGGAAGCGCTTGCTGGGAGAGGCTGTGGGGAAAAGAGGGGTTTGTGGGCGTCATCCTCACCGGGATTATACATCTTTGCTTTAACCATGCCCGTGTCAACCACGTGTTTTATTCCCGTGATGGTTATGGAAGTCTCAGCGATGTTGGTTGAAACGATCACTTTGCGACAGCCCTGCAGGGAGGAAGAAACCAGAAGGTGACACACACAACTCCGAGGTTTCACAGCACAGTGCCCACCAGTAGCTCCCACAGCCCACATGCTCTCCAGGAACGAGGATCACGTGACTTATGGGAATtcttcacactgagcagggaggttCCTGTCCTTAAGGCTTATTTGAGAGGATGAGATGCAGAGGAACCGGCAGGCGTGGCTAGGTGCCCGGTCCCACCAGCCACTGCCTGAGCACCGTCTCTCCACTTCTCGGGGCCTCCGTGTCGACACAACTGGACCGCCCCCATGCTGCCAGCTCAGCAGAGGGCAGCCAGCACTTGTGATGCACTGTGCGGCCAGCACAGGCAGCTGGTCTGTGTCAGACTGGGGAGAGCCCCTCATGTACCAGTCACCTACCGCCTGTGCCCACCCCCCACCGTGGTCTACCCGCTCCCCCTGTTCTCACCAGGCCCTGGAGGCCCATCTGGCCTGGGTCTTCCAGTCCCACGGCTTAGCGGCTCGCATATCTGGTACCCGAGCACCCCACCCCACAGGTGCCCGGGGAAGGGCCCACAAAGGCCGGGTGCGTACTCACCTTCGGGGCCGCCTGGAAGACACGGAGCTGCTGGGCATAAGGCAGGGAGGCGTACAGAGGAAGGACCAGCATGGCGGGGCAGCCGTCCGGGAGGTGCTTCGCGATGTCTCTGCAGGTCTTGCTCATGGCTTCGATCTCCTCCTGCCCCGTGAGGAACACCAGGATGTCCTGGGAAGGAGGCGCCTCCTGCAGGAGGGAAAGCGTGGCCTCAGGAGGTGCCTTCCAGAGCGTGGGCTGCAGCAACAGAGAGCGGTCACCAGCGAGCTTCCCAGACGGGTTTTCTTCGCTGTGGAGAGGTGCGTGGGCCACACTTGGTGTGTCCTCGGGGAGCACGCACTCGCCGAAGGTGCCTGGAGCGGTCAACCGAGTGAGCTACAGTTAAATCCAGTCCCGCATCTAGTGTATCTGTGGCCCATGCCGGCCTGTCCCTCCCTCTACACGCAGGGAGGTGGTGCGCCCAGAGCAAGACGTCGCAGCAGAGACAAAGCTTGGACCCGTGTTGAGAGACGGAGGAGGGAAGGACTGGGCCGAGGGTGCTCCAGCCTGGGCGAGGTCTGAAGGGTCTCTAGGAATAAGACCCGGCCCCGCTCCCTGGAGAAGACAGGAAGGCCCAGGACTCGGCCATGAGAACCCGACAGCCTGCCCTCCTCTAACCGGCCAGGCAGGAGGCCAGAATGGATTTCAACCCGGAGGCACAGGACCCGTCCACACAGCGGCGCCAAGGCTTGGGAGCTGCCCGCCCTGTGGAAAGGCAGCACAAGGTGCTCCGGGAGAAAGCGGATGGCATACCAACGCGGGAAAGATACTGATGACAGGCAGACAGACCATAGATGCTGGAACACCTGGGAGGAAATGAGCCACGGGAATGCAGAAAACTCATACAACTATGTTGCATAAGGAAGGAAGCATCAGGACAGGCCCTGCTGGCAACGGGTCGTGATGCTGTAATGCCCCCCACTGGCCTGAAAACCATGAGACATGTCTATGCTAAGAGGCGGGGGGAGTAGGAGGCCAGGGAGGCTAAAGATATAGCCTCATCTGCCTGGGGGGAACCAGCAGCGCCAAGACCCGCAGTGTAGGCAGGTAATGCTGGAAATACCGAATCCAGACTAAACAGCTCAGAGAACCATTAGGTCCCCTGAAACAATGGGATCTGGACTGGGGAAGTAAAAGCAGCTGctgggtggtttgtttttttaagaccgACTGACTGACttgagagggatggagagaaggtgCGTGCATAGCGGCAGGCAGGAGaagggtaggcagagagagaaactctcaagcagactcccggctaaCAGGAACCCGCCACCTCCAGGGGGCTGAGCTTCTGACtatgagatcaccacctgagcggACATCAAGATCTGGAGGCCTCAGGGGACCAGCCACCCACGACCCCAGCTGCTGGTTCTTATGACCCTCTTAGAACTACTGCCCTTTTTGACTTTTTACACACTCACCCctcagattaaaataaaaatcgtttttaaaagatttgcctCTGGATTCTTTCACAAAGTTAACAGGAAGGTACGAACAGTCAAATTTTATGAGGGGAACCAAAACGAGGGGATTTAATCATTCAAACttaagtaaatgtttaacaaaagaagaagatTTTGAAATGCCTCTGTAATTCAGTTTTTCTGAAAAAGTGAAGAGTTCTAAAGGATCACCCTTACTGGGTGGACAGCAGCTTCTCCCACAGTGAGGCCATAGCGGCCCACATGCCTTCCTTGGGGGCAGCACTGCGGGCACCCCACCCGCAGTCCGCTCTGACCAAGCCATCTCCCAGCTCAGCCAGGGTGCGAGGCCCATCAGAGCCCAGTGGTTTCCACTGTAGAGTGGATGCGAGTCGCCGCAAGAAAGCAGCAGCAGGACACGGTGACACTTGGCAATGGCCCAGCTCCCAGGGCGCCTAAGGTGGCAGCGTTTCCTCTCACCGGGAGCACGCCCCCGACGGCGAGCTGAGCCCCATCTGCATGGGTACGCGCAGCACGCTATACCTGGTGGATCTGGAAGACGGAGACAAGCGCGGCGTGCAGGTAATCCTGCTGCGGCTGTTTGGTGTAGAGCACCTGGATGGGATGCTGCCGACCTTCCAGGTAGAGCACGGGCGCCCCATCGAAGTACTGCGAGAACAGGTCCACGTCCATGGTGGCGGACATGACGACCACCTGCGCACAGGATGGAAGAGTGAGAGGGCTAGGCCACGCCCACCCATCCCACGCCTGCTGCTTCCCACCCTGCGCACCGCTGGTGACCGACTCCTGTCCGAAGCAGGGCCAGCAGCCGCCCGGTAACAcaggcctctccctctcctggacGCGAGCCACACCTACTTTGAGAGGTGGCTtccccagctccttcctcctcttctgggcAGCCTTCACCACCCCAAAGAGCACATCGGTATGGACCGTCCGCTCATGGGCCTCgtccaagaccacacagctgtATTGGCGCAACAGAGAGTCGGAGATTGCTTCCCGAAGAAGCATGCCGTCTGTCAGGAACTTGATCCTGGTGTCTTCCGAGCTGACGTCGTCGAAGCGCACGGTGTAGCCCACCTGCGCGAGGAACCGCGGGCTCAGTGGGCCTGGGCTGAGCAGCTGCTAGGTGCCCGGCACCCCCAGACATGTGTGCCCTCCTGGGGAATGGCCCCGCGCCCTCGGGCACGGACAGGCAGTGGACGGGTCCCTTTAACTGCAATCATGAGCACCACTAAAACTCGGGGTGCTGGAGGCTCAGCTGTTAGCCCTCcaccttccactcaagtcatgaccccatgttctgggatggagcccccgcgtcccactccctgcccagcagggagcctacttctccctctcccactccccctgctgtgttccctcttttgctgtctctgtcaaataaataaaatcttaaaaaaaaaaaaaatctgaaactagACTCTCACCCCAGCTGCTGAGAAACTTAAAGCTCCGGAAAGACAAGAAAAGGTAAGATGTTTTAAAGCGAAGTGCGCAAACACACGCGAAGCTGCCGTACCCACAGGTCTAGGGCTCGATCTCCGCACGCACTGTAAGCTAAAGAAATGCTTACGATCTCTCAGACACACAGAGATTTCACAGAGGTTACTGAAGCCTCAAGAACACTCGCGGAAAGCAACTAATTCATCCGACTTGCCGACAGACTCTGAACACAAAGCATATGCACAGACAGGTGACGTCGGAGGAACGAGTGACAGACTCAGGCTTGAGCAAGCCGGGGAAGAGAGAGCCTCCCGGCATCCCGGAACCTGGCTCAGAGAAGTGCCATGCGGGCGGGCTGTCAGCAGAGAAGGAGGTGAGGTACCAGCTTCCCGAGCTCAGTTCTCTTCTCGTCGGAGACTCTAGTGGCCAGAGAGATGGCAGCTACTCTGCGCGGCTGGGTCACAGCAATGACGCCCTGGCGGCCGATCCCCCCTTCGTAGAGGTACTGTGGGAGTTGCGTCGTCTTCCCGGAGCCAGTTTCCCCTGAGACAGAAGATAAATCTCACTTACATGCAAATTAACACAAAGTTCACGAACTAGAAGTTGATAAAGCCCCAGGAAAATAGGCACTGGTGTGTACAGCTGGAGCAGTGTTCTCGGAATTAGTCTGGGAAGGCCACATTGTATCAGAaacacctttaaaatatttacagccTCCAGGCACACATCCACTTGCGGGAACTGGTTTTGAGGAAATAAAGAGGCAGAGACAAATGTAGCTTCAGACTCATGCTATTCAACTTGGTTTGGGGAGCAAACAGctggaaacaatgtaaatgttCAGTAACAAGTAACCTGCACAAAAAACCTAAGGAGGGAACACAACTGTTACAGAAAATGGTTACTTctcagaagaataaatgagatgtaGCTGGGCACACCCAGAGCCATGCCCACTCCATGGCCCCCACACCCCACCATTCCATTCCAGATTCTGCCCTTTCCTTctggccccgccccggcccacACCTGCCTGCCATCACCAGGTCTGGCACCAGGTCTGCCCGCACACTTTACAGGATGAGTCAGAGCTCACACTCTCCCTGGGGCTGCCCTGGTGGCCTCCTCCTAATCTATCTCTGGTACCTTGTGTGCCTCTCCTCCAGCACGAGCACCTCATACTGTGTGCCAACACTGCAGGTCCTGAAAGGCAGGGAGGGTCTACCTGTCTCTTCTCTGAACTTGAGCATCCAGCATACACCACCCTCAGGGGGTTCCTCTAACTGTCCCCAAATGGAACAAAGAACTCAGTAAACCTGGGTATGGATCCCCTCCGGCGACCACTAAGAATCTCTGACCTTACAGCCCTACATGCCATGGTGCTTGCACTTCCCACTCTGCTCATCCTCCTAACCCAGCCCAGAATCAAGACTAGGACTGTGATTACTCTGCTGCATTCCTGCTGAAACTACCAGGCAAAACCCCAAATGCAGATCAATGTCTCCCTGCCCAGCTTTTCTCCTCCTCTACCAGACCCCTGGGCATGGCTAAGCAAAACAGCCCATCCGTGCAGATGAAGACAGGAGTCTGTGTTGGGGCCAATGTCCCTGGATGCCAGCACCACCCCGGATCCTGCTCTCCCTTCTGCAGCCTGGCAGGGTCCCCCTCTTCCCCAAGGGGCTACCTGAAGCCCCCTGACTGCTGTTCCCAGCAGAGCTCCCCACCTACTCCACAGAACTCGGGTCCTCACGTGGGCGctccctctacctcccctccagcctcctccccagtCACACCCATGCTCCCCTCCTGTCGCCAGCCCTGGGCCTCCAGGACGTCCTTCCCCCTATTCCTGACCCGCTCCACATCTGGTCTCTGTTTCcaggcaccccccgcccccgtctccgctctctctctgccggctCTCCGTCCTTGCTTCCTTCGCCTCGGCCTCCACCGAGCTCTTCCCCTCcgttctcttccctccctccagccgAAGCCCGCTCTCACTGCCTTCCTCACCTGCCCGCCTACTCGGTCCGCAACCCAGTGACGATCCGCgtcgccccgccccgccggaGGAGCGCGCGGCCGGAGGCACACTCGGCACACTCGGAACACCCCCCCCCAAGTCCTGCAGGGGTCTAGCGGCTGCATCTGTCCCCCTTCTTCCTACGACTCCAGCCCGCTGATCCTCGCCCTCCCGGTCTCCCTCCTCCTGCGGGCTCATCTGCTCGGTCCTCTGGACGCTCGTCCCGACTTGGACGCTGgagacccctgccctgccccgaaTCCCCAGGCCGCCCCAGAGGCTGCGACCTCGCGTCAGGCCGGCCCACTCCCTCGCCGCAGGCTCGCCCCCGCGCGCTCCGTCCTCCCCCGCCGGCCGCCCTCAGAGACCCGGAGTCTCCCGCTCGCCCCACTGCGGGGCAAGTGGGGGGCGGCCCGCCGGCGGGGGGGGCGCCTCGGGGGAGCGGCGGGGCACCTCCCCCGAGCCCCTCGGGCCACTCACCGATGAGGACGGCGCTGTCCAGGGCCCGGAGCTGGGCCAGCAGCTGCCCCCGCGCCGCGAAGATGGGCAGGCTCCGGCGCTGCCGCTCCACCGCCTCGGGGTAGACGCC from Mustela nigripes isolate SB6536 chromosome 16, MUSNIG.SB6536, whole genome shotgun sequence includes these protein-coding regions:
- the DHX33 gene encoding ATP-dependent RNA helicase DHX33; amino-acid sequence: MPEEAGFPPAKRFRPGCGPPGGRVLMLLTAGGSGGRRRPQPALAQPAAGVYPEAVERQRRSLPIFAARGQLLAQLRALDSAVLIGETGSGKTTQLPQYLYEGGIGRQGVIAVTQPRRVAAISLATRVSDEKRTELGKLVGYTVRFDDVSSEDTRIKFLTDGMLLREAISDSLLRQYSCVVLDEAHERTVHTDVLFGVVKAAQKRRKELGKPPLKVVVMSATMDVDLFSQYFDGAPVLYLEGRQHPIQVLYTKQPQQDYLHAALVSVFQIHQEAPPSQDILVFLTGQEEIEAMSKTCRDIAKHLPDGCPAMLVLPLYASLPYAQQLRVFQAAPKGCRKVIVSTNIAETSITITGIKHVVDTGMVKAKMYNPDSGLEVLTVQRVSKAQAWQRTGRAGREGSGVCYRLYTEDEFEKFEKMTVPEIQRCNLASVLLQLLAMKVPDVLTFDFMSKPSPDHVQAAVAQLDLLGALEQKDGQLTLTPVGRKMAAFPLDPKFAKTLLLSPKFHCTEEILTIVSLLSVDSVLYDPPSRRDEVQAVRRKFVSSEGDHITLLNIYRAFKNLGRSKDWCRENFVNSKNMALVAEVRAQLRDICLKMSMPMVSSRGDGESVRRCLAHSLFMSTAELQPDGTYVTTDSRQPVAIHPSSVLFHCRPACVVYTELLHTSRCYMRDVCVVDAEWLHEAAPDYFRRKLRAARD